A stretch of the Maridesulfovibrio zosterae DSM 11974 genome encodes the following:
- a CDS encoding ATP-binding protein produces MKVIRKLIQIDEELCNGCGQCVPGCEEGALQIIDGKAKLVAEKYCDGLGACLGECPTGALKVIEVEADDFDPDAVKNLLKEQGRNVPDHMPSPESLRLDSTQPKVSSGCGCSGSKLQTFEPSPCRKANIPTEKGGEPGPSQLTHWPIQIRLVPAEAPFLKGADLLLTADCVAVSLPGYHERFLPGKKVLMGCPKFDDVDLYLQRLTEIFSISGIKSITVLEMEVPCCSNFSRIVAAAIKAANADIPAEKIIVKRTGEIKARTSLAQPVPL; encoded by the coding sequence ATGAAAGTAATACGAAAGTTAATTCAGATAGATGAAGAGTTGTGTAACGGCTGCGGACAGTGTGTGCCGGGCTGTGAAGAAGGGGCTTTGCAGATTATTGACGGAAAGGCAAAGCTTGTTGCAGAAAAATATTGTGATGGGCTGGGAGCCTGTCTCGGGGAATGTCCCACAGGAGCTTTGAAAGTTATAGAAGTTGAGGCAGATGATTTTGACCCTGATGCTGTGAAGAATCTGTTGAAAGAGCAGGGGCGGAATGTTCCTGATCATATGCCTTCTCCTGAAAGCCTGCGGCTTGATAGTACTCAGCCTAAAGTTAGTAGCGGTTGCGGTTGCAGCGGCTCAAAATTACAGACATTTGAACCTTCTCCCTGCCGGAAAGCAAATATTCCGACAGAGAAGGGGGGCGAACCCGGACCTTCGCAATTAACTCATTGGCCCATTCAGATCAGGCTTGTTCCTGCTGAGGCCCCTTTTCTTAAAGGAGCAGATCTGTTGCTTACAGCTGATTGTGTTGCTGTATCTCTTCCCGGATATCACGAAAGATTTCTACCTGGCAAAAAAGTGCTGATGGGCTGTCCTAAGTTTGATGATGTCGATCTATATCTCCAACGCTTGACTGAAATTTTTTCTATCAGTGGTATTAAGTCTATTACCGTTCTTGAAATGGAAGTTCCTTGCTGCTCAAACTTCAGTAGAATAGTTGCCGCAGCTATTAAAGCGGCAAATGCAGATATCCCGGCAGAAAAAATTATTGTGAAAAGAACTGGAGAAATTAAAGCCAGAACAAGTTTGGCACAGCCAGTTCCCCTTTAA
- a CDS encoding purine-nucleoside phosphorylase, whose product MSSPESISTISRHILEKIDNFQHGTTGIILGSGLGEAITKLDKSITIPYSEIPGLPQSTVKGHSGSLIYGFINEKPILVFSGRFHLYEGYSAAEACTTVRVMGEMGIKRIFITNAAGALNPQYDAGDLMLITDHINLTGQSPLTGPNHNNWGLRFPDMSKVYCSELRKIALEAAKAVSVRLERGVYMQISGPNLETPAETRMYKMMGADAIGMSTAIEAVAAVHMGIKVMGITCLTNKNLPDCMAETTHEAVIEQATKSSAAMSSLMKEIISRLD is encoded by the coding sequence ATGTCCTCCCCAGAATCTATAAGTACTATTAGCAGGCATATACTAGAAAAGATAGATAATTTTCAACATGGTACAACCGGAATCATTCTTGGTTCCGGTCTAGGAGAAGCCATTACCAAGCTGGATAAATCTATAACAATACCCTACTCTGAAATTCCTGGCCTCCCTCAATCTACAGTCAAAGGACACAGCGGCTCTCTGATCTACGGCTTTATTAATGAAAAACCTATACTTGTCTTTAGCGGCCGTTTTCATCTTTATGAAGGATACAGTGCCGCAGAAGCCTGCACTACTGTACGGGTCATGGGAGAAATGGGTATTAAAAGAATATTCATTACTAATGCCGCAGGCGCACTTAATCCCCAGTACGACGCTGGAGATCTCATGCTGATAACTGATCACATCAACCTCACAGGACAATCTCCTCTTACTGGTCCAAATCATAATAACTGGGGATTACGCTTTCCTGACATGAGTAAAGTATACTGCAGTGAACTACGTAAAATAGCCCTTGAAGCCGCAAAAGCCGTTTCTGTCCGCCTTGAACGTGGTGTATATATGCAGATAAGCGGTCCCAATCTTGAAACACCTGCGGAAACCCGCATGTACAAAATGATGGGCGCGGATGCTATAGGAATGTCTACAGCGATTGAAGCGGTTGCCGCTGTACATATGGGTATCAAAGTTATGGGTATTACATGCCTGACTAACAAAAATCTGCCAGACTGCATGGCCGAAACAACCCATGAAGCTGTAATCGAACAAGCTACCAAATCATCTGCTGCAATGTCCTCTTTGATGAAAGAAATTATTTCTCGCTTGGATTAA
- a CDS encoding Crp/Fnr family transcriptional regulator, which yields MKTKNNLEKIALFAGLSDSQLEKLESIAIPRDLVKGEQIFISGEEAKGFYSVASGKVKIYRESLSGKEQIIHIFGTGEIFGEVPVFQGSSYPASAITLIKSTLLYFSREKFERIIREDPELAMSMLALLSGRLRQMVNHVAALSLAEVPGRLASYLLLLKSTQKSNILELDLPKGQIAAYLGTIQETLSRIFKKMSEQGLIKVERKTIEIIDEETLELIASGEEQL from the coding sequence ATGAAAACAAAGAATAATCTTGAAAAAATAGCCCTGTTTGCAGGCCTGTCAGACTCTCAATTAGAAAAACTGGAATCCATTGCTATCCCTAGGGATCTTGTTAAAGGAGAACAGATTTTCATTTCCGGTGAAGAGGCAAAAGGATTTTACAGTGTAGCGTCCGGTAAAGTTAAAATATATCGTGAATCACTATCAGGTAAAGAACAGATAATTCATATTTTCGGAACAGGGGAAATTTTCGGAGAAGTTCCTGTATTTCAAGGGAGCAGCTATCCCGCAAGTGCCATAACTCTTATAAAATCAACTCTACTCTATTTCTCACGCGAGAAGTTTGAGCGTATTATACGGGAAGATCCAGAACTGGCAATGTCCATGCTTGCTCTACTATCCGGCAGACTCCGCCAGATGGTAAACCATGTTGCTGCGCTAAGCCTGGCTGAAGTACCCGGAAGATTGGCAAGTTACCTGCTACTCCTGAAATCTACCCAAAAATCAAATATTCTTGAGCTGGACTTGCCCAAGGGACAAATTGCAGCGTATCTGGGAACAATTCAGGAGACTCTCTCACGCATTTTCAAAAAGATGAGTGAACAGGGACTTATCAAAGTAGAGCGTAAAACAATTGAAATTATTGATGAAGAAACATTAGAACTAATTGCCAGCGGTGAAGAACAGCTATAA
- a CDS encoding ferredoxin produces MSRIVVVDIDGCIGCEACVEECPEVFSMGPGDLAQVFNPEGADEKKIEAAMEICPVNCIFWED; encoded by the coding sequence ATGAGTCGTATTGTAGTTGTTGATATTGATGGTTGTATCGGATGTGAAGCCTGTGTTGAAGAATGCCCGGAAGTTTTCTCAATGGGCCCTGGTGATCTGGCACAGGTATTCAATCCAGAAGGTGCTGATGAAAAAAAGATAGAAGCCGCTATGGAAATTTGTCCGGTAAACTGTATTTTTTGGGAAGATTAA
- a CDS encoding biotin carboxylase N-terminal domain-containing protein: protein MYKAEHKVLIANRGEIAIRIAKACVELGQDFTCVYTEADIDSGHVRFARDEGGENSLFRISSYRDANEIFSVADRCNATAIHPGYGFFAEDFRFARRVVDRNNPLIFIGPSWWIIQELGDKINTKRLARSLGVPTVPGSDSPIYDELEAVELAESLFSFQREQGFQAPAIMVKASAGGGGMGIEEVTDPDEFKSVYRRIRNYAKRQFNDEGVLIEQRIYGFNHLEVQIVSERSGKKHVHFGTRNCSVQSNGNQKRIEVAPGFAPDEINYIFNAAEVMENITAHSLSMAREVAYDNVGTWEWIVTPRGEPFLMEVNTRIQVENGVSASIAAIDGNDDVDIVREQVRLGLGESMEYAQDNVTLGGVALEYRIIAENPDNYFNPWVGRITEFGWNEHDWLSVYTQVPTDRDYDIPTEFDPNLALAIVRGGTLEQARRRGVQFLEELILNGFDRSGRPLESNISYLIDKTSGLLEF from the coding sequence GTGTATAAAGCTGAGCACAAAGTTTTAATTGCCAACCGTGGTGAGATTGCGATCAGGATAGCCAAAGCCTGTGTTGAGCTTGGTCAGGATTTTACCTGTGTTTATACTGAAGCTGACATCGATAGTGGGCATGTACGTTTTGCGCGTGATGAAGGTGGGGAAAACAGCCTTTTCAGAATTAGTTCATATCGCGATGCTAATGAAATTTTCAGCGTAGCGGACAGATGTAATGCAACAGCTATTCACCCTGGATATGGTTTTTTTGCTGAGGATTTCAGGTTTGCCCGCAGAGTTGTTGATAGAAATAATCCATTAATATTTATTGGTCCATCATGGTGGATTATTCAAGAGCTTGGTGACAAAATTAATACCAAGCGCTTAGCCCGCAGTCTGGGCGTTCCTACCGTTCCCGGTTCTGACAGCCCGATCTATGATGAACTTGAGGCTGTAGAACTTGCGGAAAGTCTTTTCTCTTTTCAGCGTGAGCAGGGCTTTCAGGCCCCGGCTATAATGGTCAAAGCTTCTGCCGGCGGTGGAGGTATGGGGATTGAAGAAGTTACTGATCCTGATGAATTTAAGTCTGTTTACAGACGTATTCGTAACTACGCAAAACGGCAGTTTAATGATGAAGGCGTGTTAATTGAGCAGCGTATTTACGGCTTTAATCATCTTGAAGTACAGATTGTATCCGAGCGTAGTGGAAAGAAGCATGTTCATTTTGGTACTCGCAATTGTTCGGTACAAAGTAATGGGAATCAGAAACGCATTGAAGTTGCCCCCGGTTTTGCTCCTGATGAGATAAATTATATTTTTAATGCTGCCGAGGTAATGGAAAATATCACAGCTCATTCTCTGTCCATGGCCCGCGAAGTGGCTTACGATAACGTCGGTACGTGGGAATGGATTGTAACTCCGCGTGGTGAACCATTTCTTATGGAAGTAAATACCCGTATTCAGGTTGAAAATGGTGTTTCTGCTTCCATTGCTGCGATTGATGGTAATGATGATGTTGATATTGTGCGTGAGCAGGTTCGACTTGGTCTGGGAGAGTCTATGGAATATGCTCAGGATAATGTTACACTTGGCGGGGTTGCCTTGGAGTATCGGATTATAGCGGAAAATCCTGATAATTATTTTAATCCGTGGGTAGGCCGAATTACAGAATTTGGTTGGAACGAACATGATTGGCTCAGCGTTTATACTCAGGTTCCGACTGACCGCGATTATGATATCCCTACTGAATTTGATCCCAATCTGGCTCTCGCAATTGTGCGTGGAGGCACTCTTGAGCAGGCACGCAGGCGAGGAGTGCAATTCTTGGAAGAATTAATTTTAAATGGTTTTGACAGGTCTGGTAGACCTTTAGAATCAAATATTTCTTATCTGATTGATAAGACTTCAGGATTACTTGAATTTTAG
- a CDS encoding motility protein A — MDFSTLIGMLVGLSLVVGAIFIGGAVDVFVNVPGMMIVIGGTLASICVAFPFEEVIQAMVAGFKAFSSRKVKVNEVVNIMVKVAEISRREGLIALENVQTENVVLRKSCQLIADNADPELIRATLQIEISAMKRRHKIAQDVYKRLAGLAPAFGMLGTLIGLVQMLSNLEDPASIGPAMAVAILTTFYGSLLATLLFIPIGAKLKARTLQEQLHLEIIFEGAKSILENNNPRLVYEKLSSFQAPRDRAGE, encoded by the coding sequence ATGGATTTTTCCACTTTAATCGGAATGCTTGTGGGACTTTCTCTGGTTGTGGGGGCAATTTTTATTGGTGGAGCTGTTGATGTTTTTGTCAATGTTCCCGGTATGATGATTGTTATTGGTGGTACATTGGCATCCATCTGCGTTGCTTTCCCCTTTGAAGAAGTCATACAGGCCATGGTTGCGGGCTTTAAGGCATTTTCCTCAAGAAAAGTTAAGGTTAATGAAGTTGTTAATATCATGGTTAAGGTTGCCGAAATCAGCCGCCGTGAAGGACTTATCGCTCTTGAAAATGTTCAGACGGAAAATGTTGTTTTAAGAAAATCATGCCAGCTGATTGCTGATAATGCTGATCCTGAACTTATTCGTGCCACTTTGCAGATTGAGATTTCTGCCATGAAAAGGCGTCATAAAATTGCACAGGATGTTTATAAGCGCCTTGCCGGTCTTGCTCCTGCATTCGGTATGCTCGGGACTCTTATCGGTCTGGTTCAGATGCTGTCAAACCTTGAAGATCCGGCATCTATCGGTCCTGCAATGGCAGTTGCTATTTTGACGACTTTTTACGGATCTTTGCTTGCAACGCTTCTTTTTATTCCTATCGGAGCTAAACTTAAGGCTAGAACTCTTCAGGAGCAATTGCATCTTGAAATTATTTTTGAGGGAGCAAAATCTATCCTTGAGAATAATAACCCACGACTTGTATATGAAAAGTTATCTTCATTTCAGGCACCTAGAGATAGAGCTGGGGAGTAG
- a CDS encoding 4Fe-4S binding protein, translating into MFLSIFFITISYLLLAAHALRGGDWGFAFALIALCLLTFTRELWLSYVAAVSLSFGAFIWVVNGADLISLRTNTGDDWIRLAAIMTLLFALTLFSAVSAYSKTGQEYFSRHAERGWFKASIFLLTALLLEIARSKVNFPILMVDRFLPGWGRAEIFLLALYAAWIGDKMYTPQGAKNIRPRIWAFFSLIFFGQLVLGLAGVERFLMTGVLHLPVPALIVGGPVFRGSGFFMPILFTVSVLLVGPAWCSHLCYIGAWDDQCSRLSMKPSSKVFMRKLIWLRFVLFLLVVGAAWGMKYIGISGYTAIWFAVCFGLVGILVMVHFSMKMGMMVHCTAFCPLGILSNLLGKLSPWRMRISSSCCKCMKCSKTCRYDALSKLDIEAGRPGLSCTMCGDCISSCSSSSINYKLPFTSASLSRSIFLVIIISLHALFLGVARI; encoded by the coding sequence ATGTTTTTGAGTATTTTTTTCATAACTATTTCATATCTTCTGCTTGCTGCTCATGCGCTTCGCGGTGGGGATTGGGGTTTTGCTTTTGCTTTAATTGCACTCTGTCTTCTTACCTTTACCAGAGAACTATGGCTCAGCTATGTCGCAGCAGTATCACTTTCTTTCGGGGCATTCATATGGGTCGTTAATGGTGCTGACCTGATCAGCCTCCGAACCAATACTGGGGATGATTGGATAAGACTGGCTGCAATTATGACTTTACTTTTTGCCCTTACTTTATTTTCAGCTGTCTCTGCTTATTCAAAAACAGGGCAGGAGTATTTTTCACGGCATGCGGAAAGGGGATGGTTTAAGGCATCTATATTTCTGCTTACTGCTTTGCTGCTTGAGATAGCCCGTAGTAAAGTAAATTTCCCGATTCTTATGGTTGACCGGTTTTTACCAGGCTGGGGCAGAGCTGAAATATTTTTGCTTGCTTTATATGCAGCATGGATAGGCGATAAGATGTACACACCGCAAGGAGCAAAAAATATCCGCCCACGCATCTGGGCTTTCTTTTCACTGATATTTTTCGGTCAGCTTGTACTTGGACTTGCAGGAGTTGAACGTTTTTTGATGACAGGAGTACTACATCTCCCTGTACCTGCTCTAATTGTTGGCGGACCTGTATTTCGCGGCAGCGGATTTTTCATGCCGATTCTTTTTACAGTATCAGTACTGCTGGTCGGTCCGGCATGGTGCAGCCATCTTTGCTATATTGGAGCATGGGATGATCAGTGCAGTCGTCTCAGCATGAAACCATCTTCTAAGGTGTTTATGCGTAAACTTATCTGGTTGCGTTTTGTCCTTTTTCTGTTGGTTGTCGGTGCAGCATGGGGTATGAAATATATAGGAATATCCGGTTATACAGCTATATGGTTTGCAGTATGTTTCGGTCTAGTCGGTATTTTGGTTATGGTACACTTTTCCATGAAAATGGGGATGATGGTTCATTGCACAGCTTTTTGTCCTCTTGGGATTCTTTCTAATTTACTGGGTAAGCTCTCACCGTGGCGTATGCGTATTTCATCTTCTTGCTGCAAATGTATGAAATGCAGCAAGACGTGTCGTTATGATGCCCTTTCCAAATTAGATATTGAAGCAGGGCGTCCGGGGCTTTCTTGCACCATGTGCGGTGATTGTATTTCTTCTTGCTCCAGTTCCAGCATTAATTACAAGCTTCCTTTTACCTCCGCTTCCCTGTCTCGCAGTATCTTTTTAGTAATTATTATTTCTCTGCATGCTTTGTTTTTGGGTGTGGCACGTATTTAA
- a CDS encoding OmpA/MotB family protein yields the protein MSDDLTKGMLVIDDPEDEDDTNEWITTFADLSMLLLVFFILLYSMSEIDAKKFDMTFQSVTQAITGKMNKVATSRVEREEAGAILNQVMTRRQIIKAQRKVFESVKYLQTTKGVAGILSAKFEDGQITIKLPADVLFKPGRVTLTKKGQDAIKALKDFFLKHPDQYINIKGYTDNTQPGKGSRLKDNWEISSLRAVNVLRFLMKLGLKPNRLTATGLGEMEPLVPNNSPQNRMRNRRVEFVLDKILTGP from the coding sequence ATGAGTGATGATCTGACTAAAGGGATGCTCGTAATTGATGATCCGGAAGACGAAGACGATACTAATGAGTGGATAACTACTTTTGCTGACTTATCCATGCTTCTGCTGGTCTTCTTCATTTTGCTTTATTCAATGTCTGAGATTGATGCTAAAAAATTTGACATGACTTTTCAGTCTGTAACACAGGCTATCACCGGTAAAATGAATAAGGTTGCTACCAGTCGAGTCGAAAGAGAAGAGGCCGGGGCTATTCTTAATCAGGTTATGACCCGCAGACAGATTATCAAGGCTCAGCGTAAGGTTTTTGAATCTGTGAAGTATCTTCAGACCACCAAGGGTGTGGCAGGCATTTTGAGTGCAAAATTTGAAGATGGACAAATTACGATCAAGTTGCCTGCTGATGTACTGTTTAAGCCGGGGCGTGTTACGTTGACTAAGAAAGGACAAGACGCAATTAAGGCTCTTAAAGATTTCTTTTTGAAGCATCCCGATCAGTATATTAATATTAAAGGATACACTGATAATACCCAGCCGGGTAAGGGTAGCAGGCTTAAAGATAACTGGGAAATATCTTCCTTACGAGCAGTAAATGTTTTAAGGTTTTTAATGAAGCTAGGTCTTAAGCCGAATCGATTGACGGCTACGGGGTTAGGGGAGATGGAACCGTTAGTACCTAATAATTCTCCGCAAAATCGTATGCGAAACAGGCGGGTAGAATTTGTACTGGATAAGATACTGACAGGACCATAA
- the hcp gene encoding hydroxylamine reductase, with product MFCNQCEQTAKGQGCTVKGVCGKTDEVSAIQDLLIYVLIELGTAATAAREEGVVVSNEINRLTAEGVFSTLTNVNFDEERFVPVIKNVVAARDALAAKVSADCGSFITITGTAAELSKQGESFSVTSFDENEDLRSLKQIFVYGLKGVAAYADHAAILGQEDEALYTFIHEALASVPKSLSMEELVGLAMKCGEMNLKAMELLDAGNTGAYGHPVPTEVPLGAKAGKAILVSGHDLKDLRQLLEQTEGTGINIYTHGEMLPCHGYPELKKFDHFYGHYGTAWQNQAKEFAAFPGAILMTTNCIQKPVESYKGNIFTTGLVGWPGVTHVTNGDFSAVIAKAKELPGFAADTDKGTVLCGFARNAVLGVADKVIEGVKSGAIKHFFLVGGCDGAKPGRNYYTEFVEQAPNDTVILTLACGKFRFFDKKLGDIGGIPRLLDIGQCNDAYSAIQIAVALAGAFECGVNELPLSMILSWYEQKAVSILLTLLHLGIKDIRLGPSLPAFVTPNVLNFLVENFNIMPISTPEEDLKAILG from the coding sequence ATGTTTTGCAACCAGTGTGAACAGACAGCAAAAGGCCAGGGATGCACCGTTAAAGGTGTCTGTGGGAAAACCGATGAAGTGTCAGCTATTCAGGATCTTCTGATTTATGTTCTTATTGAGCTTGGAACAGCAGCAACCGCTGCCCGTGAAGAAGGAGTTGTTGTTTCAAACGAAATAAACAGGCTGACTGCAGAAGGAGTCTTCTCAACCCTTACCAACGTTAATTTTGACGAAGAAAGATTTGTTCCAGTCATTAAAAATGTTGTTGCTGCACGTGATGCATTAGCTGCAAAAGTCAGTGCTGATTGCGGCTCATTTATAACTATAACAGGCACAGCCGCTGAGCTTAGCAAACAGGGTGAATCCTTCTCTGTTACATCATTTGATGAAAATGAAGATTTGCGTTCTTTAAAACAAATTTTTGTATACGGCCTCAAAGGCGTAGCTGCTTATGCTGATCACGCAGCTATTCTCGGTCAGGAAGATGAAGCTTTATATACTTTCATCCATGAAGCTCTTGCCAGCGTACCTAAATCTCTCAGTATGGAAGAACTGGTCGGACTGGCAATGAAATGCGGTGAAATGAATCTAAAGGCTATGGAACTTCTCGATGCAGGGAATACTGGAGCTTATGGTCATCCTGTACCTACTGAAGTTCCACTTGGTGCAAAAGCCGGTAAGGCTATCCTTGTTTCAGGTCATGACCTGAAAGATTTGCGTCAGCTTCTTGAGCAGACTGAAGGAACTGGAATTAATATATATACCCACGGTGAAATGCTACCGTGTCACGGTTATCCTGAACTGAAAAAATTTGATCATTTTTACGGACATTACGGAACAGCATGGCAGAATCAGGCAAAAGAGTTTGCGGCGTTTCCCGGTGCTATTCTTATGACCACAAACTGTATCCAGAAACCTGTAGAAAGTTACAAGGGTAATATCTTTACAACTGGGCTGGTTGGTTGGCCCGGTGTTACACACGTGACTAACGGTGATTTTTCCGCAGTGATAGCAAAAGCAAAAGAACTTCCCGGTTTCGCAGCTGATACAGATAAAGGAACAGTCCTTTGCGGTTTTGCTCGCAACGCAGTTCTTGGCGTGGCTGACAAGGTTATCGAAGGTGTTAAGTCTGGAGCAATCAAACATTTTTTCCTTGTTGGCGGGTGTGACGGTGCTAAGCCCGGGCGTAATTATTATACTGAGTTTGTTGAACAGGCTCCTAACGACACTGTTATCCTTACTCTTGCATGCGGCAAGTTCCGTTTCTTTGACAAGAAACTCGGTGATATCGGCGGCATTCCCCGTTTGCTCGACATAGGGCAGTGTAATGACGCATACTCTGCGATTCAGATTGCCGTAGCTCTTGCCGGTGCATTTGAATGCGGTGTTAATGAGTTACCGCTATCCATGATTTTGTCATGGTATGAGCAGAAAGCAGTCTCTATTTTGCTGACTCTGCTCCATCTCGGTATCAAAGATATCCGTCTCGGACCAAGTCTTCCAGCATTTGTAACTCCTAACGTATTAAACTTCTTAGTTGAAAATTTTAACATCATGCCTATCAGTACACCTGAAGAAGATCTCAAGGCTATTCTCGGTTAA
- a CDS encoding PilZ domain-containing protein, with protein sequence MEILFESKNQARGAFRTSLPGLVIKITGRTGAYSVKDFSVNGLAFSSGKEPFNVDEQFEIEFILGKKVLLSNLEAKVVRDIGDGLMGCVFVDLDKYQEERLDKLVLEVQKRMILLRKKNGACK encoded by the coding sequence ATGGAAATTTTATTTGAAAGTAAAAATCAGGCCAGAGGTGCATTCCGGACGAGTCTTCCGGGGCTTGTCATTAAAATTACGGGTCGCACCGGGGCTTATAGTGTTAAAGATTTTAGCGTAAACGGATTGGCTTTTTCTTCAGGAAAAGAGCCGTTTAATGTTGATGAGCAGTTTGAAATAGAATTTATTTTGGGCAAAAAGGTTCTTTTATCAAATCTTGAAGCTAAAGTTGTTCGAGATATTGGTGATGGGCTTATGGGTTGTGTTTTTGTTGATTTGGATAAGTATCAGGAAGAACGTCTTGATAAATTGGTCCTTGAAGTACAGAAACGGATGATTCTGCTGCGTAAGAAAAATGGTGCATGCAAATAG
- a CDS encoding 4Fe-4S binding protein — MSKTASINICRGIEGGECRFALFIESSFSKHIEKTIADTGWSDFLKKHYGEKVNRHKVFSVKVAACPNGCSRPHIADIGLIRACMPVIDHENCIHCEECVRSCPDEAMELSGERIVIARDKCLECGYCVANCPTEAISCSRNGWRVLAGGRLGRHPRLGTELSGVYSSDEVLGIIGKAVKIWMKNYEERKRFGVVMDSLGYDKLLKD; from the coding sequence ATGAGCAAAACTGCTTCAATTAATATTTGTCGGGGTATAGAAGGCGGAGAATGCCGCTTTGCATTATTTATTGAAAGTTCTTTTTCAAAACATATTGAAAAAACAATTGCTGATACCGGGTGGAGTGATTTTTTAAAAAAACACTACGGTGAAAAGGTTAATAGACATAAAGTTTTTTCTGTAAAAGTGGCAGCTTGTCCCAATGGGTGCTCACGCCCCCATATTGCTGATATCGGACTTATACGTGCCTGTATGCCTGTTATTGATCATGAAAACTGTATCCATTGTGAGGAATGCGTGCGTTCATGTCCTGATGAAGCTATGGAGCTGTCCGGCGAACGTATTGTCATTGCCAGAGATAAATGTCTGGAGTGCGGTTATTGCGTCGCCAACTGTCCTACAGAAGCTATTTCTTGTTCTCGCAACGGCTGGCGGGTTCTTGCCGGCGGACGTCTGGGACGTCATCCCCGCCTTGGAACAGAACTTTCAGGAGTCTATTCCAGTGATGAAGTTCTGGGTATTATTGGTAAGGCCGTGAAAATATGGATGAAAAACTATGAAGAACGTAAGCGGTTTGGAGTAGTTATGGATAGTCTCGGCTATGATAAACTTCTTAAAGACTAG
- a CDS encoding methyltransferase domain-containing protein, translating to MGKEQSKAAKRRYNIGPFHTRYFAGDGIDIGGGPDPLGQYAGIFARMRSCRTWDKDDGDAMLMENVENNSYDFLHSSHCLEDLDDCIIGLKNWIRIVRPGGFLVISVPDEDMYEQGVWPSRFNQEHKWTFTVYKTKSWSPRSVNILDLVTGFGEQVYLEKLEVVRDFFRMSLAEKQIDQTRTPVCESCIEFILRKL from the coding sequence ATGGGTAAAGAACAGAGCAAAGCGGCAAAGAGACGTTATAATATAGGTCCTTTCCATACCCGTTATTTTGCGGGCGACGGTATAGATATCGGTGGTGGACCAGATCCTCTTGGGCAATATGCCGGAATATTTGCCAGAATGCGTTCTTGTCGTACATGGGATAAAGATGATGGCGATGCAATGCTTATGGAAAATGTAGAAAATAACAGTTATGATTTTTTACATTCAAGCCATTGTCTGGAGGATTTGGATGATTGCATCATAGGCTTGAAAAACTGGATACGTATTGTAAGGCCGGGTGGTTTTTTGGTTATTTCAGTTCCAGATGAGGACATGTATGAACAGGGTGTATGGCCTAGTCGTTTTAATCAAGAGCATAAATGGACTTTTACAGTTTACAAAACTAAGTCCTGGTCTCCAAGATCTGTAAATATACTTGATCTTGTCACTGGGTTCGGTGAACAGGTTTATCTTGAAAAACTTGAAGTTGTACGGGATTTTTTCCGTATGAGTCTGGCAGAAAAGCAGATTGATCAGACCCGTACACCTGTATGTGAAAGTTGTATTGAGTTTATTCTGCGTAAATTATAG